A window of Corallococcus macrosporus DSM 14697 contains these coding sequences:
- a CDS encoding WD40 repeat domain-containing protein: protein MTLTRGAFALLAGGLVMVGGGGCAHAPPRVSPELSARLDAEPGTWLSGGAAGLSRRAVLNNKDFIWGLAFAPQGGRVAYSRLGSKSYFLSVWELGAAEPTLLADPAINPYEFDVEGVAFSPDGTRVATAGKDGVVRLFDAANGALVAERRTEEPLSVVAFHPSGQWLVAGSYKGLMTVLSAPALAYASEERGHHGPVSALAFAPDGTLYSGGWDKHVRAWRTAVEGLRPGQARMRFERRAGSVVLGGTVNDKAPLSFALDARAPALVLTSEAAAAAGIDVPFLKETVTVPGPLGTITARLARAQSLRFKSMRVEGVDLAVCDACVPQGTQGVLGAPFSERVEVTFDEVTEEAVLTLKGGPPEDAATVDALVLARRSEFAFPAHVSDVTVDARGRRLGVGLSEQKPERDRAVYERERQGVEEPRGPFNAGALVDAQSGQVLAKWPLHRGVVATAAISPDGRSLASGGWDKRVYLFTEGDTAARGEHRFDWSVRRVRFSPDGRWLGVAAWTPQVASRDGDSDPAAVLLDVGYESPTVQGPGASGASAAQ, encoded by the coding sequence ATGACGTTGACGAGGGGGGCGTTCGCGCTGCTGGCGGGCGGGCTGGTGATGGTGGGTGGTGGTGGCTGTGCACACGCGCCCCCTCGGGTGTCTCCGGAGCTGAGCGCGCGGCTGGACGCGGAGCCGGGCACGTGGCTGTCCGGCGGCGCCGCGGGCCTGTCGCGCAGGGCCGTCCTCAACAACAAGGACTTCATCTGGGGCCTGGCCTTCGCGCCCCAGGGCGGCCGCGTGGCGTACTCGCGCCTGGGCAGCAAGTCCTACTTCCTCTCCGTCTGGGAGCTGGGCGCCGCCGAGCCGACGCTGCTGGCGGACCCGGCCATCAACCCCTACGAGTTCGACGTGGAGGGCGTGGCCTTCTCGCCGGACGGCACGCGGGTGGCCACCGCGGGCAAGGACGGCGTGGTGCGCCTGTTCGACGCGGCCAACGGCGCGCTCGTCGCCGAGCGCCGCACCGAGGAGCCGCTGTCCGTGGTGGCCTTCCACCCGAGCGGGCAGTGGCTGGTGGCGGGCAGCTACAAGGGCTTGATGACGGTGCTGTCGGCGCCGGCCCTGGCGTACGCCTCCGAGGAGCGCGGGCACCACGGGCCGGTGAGCGCGCTGGCCTTCGCGCCGGACGGGACGCTGTACTCGGGCGGCTGGGACAAGCACGTGCGCGCCTGGCGCACCGCCGTGGAGGGCCTGCGGCCGGGGCAGGCGCGCATGCGCTTCGAGCGGCGCGCCGGCTCCGTGGTGCTGGGGGGCACGGTGAATGACAAGGCGCCCCTGTCCTTCGCGCTGGACGCGCGCGCGCCCGCGCTGGTCCTCACCAGCGAGGCGGCCGCGGCGGCGGGCATCGACGTTCCCTTCCTGAAGGAGACAGTCACTGTGCCGGGGCCGCTGGGCACCATCACCGCGCGCCTGGCGCGGGCCCAGTCGCTGCGCTTCAAGTCCATGCGGGTGGAGGGCGTGGACCTCGCCGTCTGCGACGCGTGCGTGCCGCAGGGCACCCAGGGCGTGCTGGGCGCGCCCTTCTCCGAGCGGGTGGAGGTGACCTTCGACGAAGTCACCGAGGAGGCCGTGCTCACGTTGAAGGGCGGCCCGCCCGAGGACGCGGCGACGGTGGACGCGCTGGTGCTCGCGCGGCGCTCGGAGTTCGCCTTCCCGGCCCACGTCAGCGACGTCACGGTGGACGCGCGGGGGCGGCGGCTGGGCGTGGGCCTGTCGGAGCAGAAGCCGGAGCGGGATCGCGCCGTGTACGAGCGCGAGCGCCAGGGCGTGGAGGAGCCGCGAGGGCCCTTCAACGCGGGCGCGCTGGTGGACGCACAGTCCGGCCAGGTGCTGGCGAAGTGGCCGCTGCACCGGGGCGTGGTGGCCACGGCGGCCATCTCCCCGGATGGGCGCTCGCTGGCCAGCGGCGGCTGGGACAAGCGCGTGTACCTCTTCACCGAGGGCGACACCGCCGCGCGTGGCGAGCACCGCTTCGACTGGTCCGTGCGGCGGGTGCGCTTCAGCCCGGACGGGCGCTGGCTGGGCGTGGCCGCGTGGACGCCCCAGGTGGCCAGCCGCGACGGAGACAGCGACCCGGCGGCGGTGCTGCTGGACGTGGGCTACGAGTCGCCCACCGTGCAGGGGCCGGGCGCGTCTGGCGCGTCCGCCGCTCAGTAG
- a CDS encoding serine/threonine-protein kinase, whose amino-acid sequence MASELICDTCGLAVPGDTTVCPRDGTVVLSSFDVPPRAEEPNVVVQSVEPPAPAALHKDPLIGLKLGEYELRSRIGVGGMGLVYEGIQPLIGKRVAVKVLRPELAHSTEQVERLLAEARAVNAIRHRGIIDIFGFGQVPDGRQYIVMEYLEGQALDAVLTEKSRLPVQEALALLDEVLAALAAAHGAGVVHRDLKPSNIFLVQQPDGSRYVKVLDFGLAKRGQGPTGRTAQTRTDMVVGTPEYMAPEQARGQEVGPMTDLYALGVVTFEIVTGRLPFVGSSPVDLLMKHVEARPPRPSEFVSDLPPALDAFILQMLTKDPETRPNSADALRQQLHKLRRTLRASTRSNPSAPAPGFEKSAAAAAEADSRRPTTPVPVPPELSSELTSQELRAAGVRGSLRKHLPLVGAVGFAFVLLAGAAAVVIRGSNAPALVPPSVAPAPATPPPAPAPAEAERAPVEEVPLQPLVAAPLLPSATQTPRPEAARPRPSPGDTRVAPPRPMRASAPSLEDILQSIDRLERRVDRLETSGKIDAPKANAARNLLAKYRDDARADTSAPARIDLLKKVTGVAGMIR is encoded by the coding sequence ATGGCTTCCGAGTTGATCTGCGATACCTGCGGCCTGGCCGTACCTGGCGATACCACCGTGTGCCCGCGTGACGGGACGGTGGTGCTGTCGTCGTTCGACGTGCCTCCGCGCGCGGAGGAGCCGAACGTCGTGGTGCAGTCCGTGGAGCCCCCCGCGCCCGCGGCCCTGCACAAGGACCCGCTCATTGGCCTGAAGCTGGGCGAGTACGAGCTGCGCTCGCGCATCGGCGTGGGCGGCATGGGGCTGGTGTACGAAGGCATCCAGCCGCTCATCGGCAAGCGCGTGGCGGTGAAGGTGCTGCGGCCGGAGCTGGCCCACTCCACCGAGCAGGTGGAGCGGCTGCTGGCGGAGGCCCGCGCCGTCAACGCCATCCGCCACCGGGGCATCATCGACATCTTCGGCTTCGGCCAGGTGCCGGACGGCCGGCAGTACATCGTCATGGAGTACCTGGAGGGCCAGGCGCTCGACGCGGTGCTGACGGAGAAGAGCCGGCTGCCGGTGCAGGAGGCGCTGGCGCTGCTGGATGAGGTGCTGGCCGCGCTGGCCGCCGCGCACGGCGCGGGCGTGGTGCACCGCGACCTCAAGCCCAGCAACATCTTCCTGGTGCAGCAGCCGGACGGCTCGCGCTACGTGAAGGTGCTGGACTTCGGGCTCGCCAAGCGGGGCCAGGGCCCCACCGGCCGCACGGCGCAGACGCGCACGGACATGGTGGTGGGCACGCCGGAGTACATGGCGCCGGAGCAGGCGCGCGGCCAGGAAGTGGGGCCCATGACGGACCTCTACGCCCTGGGCGTCGTCACCTTCGAAATCGTCACCGGCCGGCTGCCCTTCGTGGGCAGCTCGCCGGTGGACCTGCTGATGAAGCACGTGGAGGCGCGGCCGCCCCGGCCGTCGGAGTTCGTCTCCGACTTGCCGCCCGCGCTGGACGCCTTCATCCTGCAGATGCTCACCAAGGACCCGGAGACGCGCCCCAACTCGGCGGACGCGCTGCGGCAGCAGCTCCACAAGCTGCGCCGCACCCTGCGGGCCTCCACGCGCTCCAACCCCAGCGCGCCCGCGCCCGGCTTCGAGAAATCCGCCGCCGCCGCCGCGGAAGCCGACTCGCGCCGCCCCACCACGCCGGTGCCGGTGCCGCCGGAGCTGAGCTCGGAGCTGACGTCCCAGGAGCTGCGCGCCGCGGGCGTGCGCGGCTCCCTGCGCAAGCACCTGCCGCTGGTGGGCGCCGTGGGCTTCGCCTTCGTGTTGCTCGCGGGCGCCGCCGCCGTCGTCATCCGGGGCTCGAACGCCCCCGCGCTCGTGCCGCCGTCCGTCGCGCCCGCGCCGGCCACGCCGCCTCCAGCGCCGGCTCCCGCCGAGGCCGAACGGGCTCCGGTGGAGGAGGTGCCGTTGCAGCCGCTGGTCGCCGCGCCCCTCCTCCCCAGCGCCACGCAGACGCCGCGTCCGGAGGCCGCGCGGCCCCGGCCCTCCCCCGGGGACACCCGCGTGGCGCCGCCCCGGCCCATGAGGGCGTCCGCGCCCTCGCTGGAGGACATCCTCCAGAGCATCGACCGGCTGGAGCGGCGGGTGGACCGGCTGGAGACGAGCGGGAAGATTGACGCCCCCAAGGCCAACGCCGCCCGCAACCTGCTGGCGAAGTACCGCGACGACGCGCGGGCCGACACCAGCGCCCCCGCCCGCATCGACCTGCTCAAGAAGGTGACGGGCGTGGCGGGGATGATTCGCTAG
- a CDS encoding transglycosylase domain-containing protein, producing the protein MLGLAGVVIPLTYLYTASKLPPLESEFDVEKQLKHSIEGERMSLRAGQMQRNPRPITFVRPDFSKLPKDLVALYIRHMDCPRYFQTPREDGPAWAWRLFLGATLGTAPPGDGACERLLAMRIAATLGIEGTRERSVAAHRIHTFMQKDQLIAYDLAIIHFERGVVGVEDAALALFGRELSELELEELAELQLALPPYRDYYSIKHCKNPTELRKYRNQILEDLAVWRLVAKERALAAMEKPMACAR; encoded by the coding sequence ATGTTGGGCCTCGCCGGCGTGGTGATTCCGCTGACGTACCTCTACACGGCGAGCAAGCTGCCGCCGCTGGAGAGCGAATTCGACGTGGAGAAGCAGCTCAAGCACAGCATCGAAGGCGAGCGGATGAGCCTGCGGGCCGGGCAGATGCAGCGCAACCCGCGCCCCATCACCTTCGTGCGGCCGGACTTCTCCAAGCTGCCCAAGGATCTGGTGGCCCTCTACATCCGCCACATGGACTGCCCCCGGTACTTCCAGACGCCGCGCGAGGACGGACCCGCGTGGGCCTGGCGCCTCTTCCTGGGCGCCACCCTGGGCACCGCGCCGCCGGGTGACGGCGCCTGCGAACGCCTCCTGGCCATGCGCATCGCCGCCACGCTGGGCATCGAAGGCACGCGCGAGCGCTCCGTGGCCGCGCACCGCATCCACACCTTCATGCAGAAGGACCAGCTCATCGCGTACGACCTGGCCATCATCCACTTCGAGCGGGGCGTCGTCGGCGTGGAGGACGCGGCGCTGGCGCTCTTCGGCCGGGAGCTCAGCGAGCTGGAGCTGGAGGAGCTCGCCGAGCTGCAGTTGGCCCTGCCGCCGTACAGGGACTACTACAGCATCAAGCACTGCAAGAACCCCACGGAGCTGCGGAAGTACCGCAACCAGATATTGGAGGACCTCGCGGTCTGGCGCCTGGTGGCGAAGGAGCGCGCCCTGGCCGCCATGGAAAAGCCGATGGCCTGCGCGCGCTGA
- a CDS encoding NAD-binding oxidoreductase: MPDWHPATVADTAPAADGLTDLVLEVRGTPLAGTHERPGQYVHLRLPGVGEGLFAIASPPGGPGTQWEFLLKAGSPLPDALIHLPRGAHVDVSRPEGRGFPLERARGQDVLLFATGSGISAIRSVITSIQRERGAYGLVTLYFGARTPGAFAYADELHEWEAGGVRVVRTVSQPGVSGWQGLTGYVQAHLGEGPVQTAVAFLCGQKEMVRGVMSTLQARGMPAGDIHLNF; this comes from the coding sequence ATGCCCGACTGGCACCCGGCCACCGTCGCCGACACCGCTCCCGCCGCCGATGGTCTCACCGACCTCGTACTCGAGGTCCGGGGGACGCCCCTGGCGGGCACCCACGAGCGCCCCGGCCAGTACGTCCACCTGCGCCTGCCTGGCGTGGGAGAGGGCCTGTTCGCCATCGCCTCCCCGCCCGGTGGCCCGGGGACGCAGTGGGAGTTCCTCCTCAAGGCCGGCAGCCCGCTGCCCGACGCCCTCATCCACCTGCCCCGGGGGGCCCACGTCGACGTGTCGCGGCCGGAGGGCCGGGGCTTCCCGCTGGAGCGCGCCCGCGGCCAGGACGTGCTCCTGTTCGCCACCGGCTCCGGCATCTCCGCCATCCGCTCCGTCATCACCAGCATCCAGCGGGAGCGCGGGGCCTATGGCCTGGTGACGCTGTACTTCGGCGCGCGCACGCCGGGGGCCTTCGCCTACGCGGACGAGCTGCACGAATGGGAGGCCGGCGGCGTGCGCGTGGTGCGCACCGTCAGCCAGCCCGGCGTCAGCGGCTGGCAGGGCCTCACCGGCTACGTGCAGGCGCACCTGGGTGAGGGCCCCGTGCAGACCGCGGTGGCCTTCCTCTGCGGCCAGAAGGAGATGGTGCGCGGAGTCATGAGCACGCTCCAGGCCCGCGGCATGCCCGCGGGCGACATCCACCTCAACTTCTGA